The nucleotide window GTTGCACTTCGGGCGGGCCGCGCTACGGCTCGGGATCGCGCAGCCCCCGTTGTCGCGGGCGATCAGCCGGCTCGAACGGCGCCTGGGCGTCACGCTGCTGGAACGCACCAGTCGCGCGGTCGCCCTGACCGAGGCGGGGGCGGTGCTCCTCGCGGAGGCCCGGGCGGCGCTCGACGCGGTGGAGGCCGCCGAACGCCGTACCCGCCGCGCCGCGCACCCCACGAACGGCGTGGTCCTCGCCACGAAGGCCGGCGCCTCCGGCGACCTGCTGGCGGAACTCCTCGACGTCTACGCCGCCGAGCCCGACGCGGTCACCGTCGACCTGCTCCTGTGCGGGATCGGCGAGCAGGAACGCATGCTGCGCGACGGCCGGGCCGACGTGGCCCTGCTGCACCTGCCGTACGACGGCACCGCCGGATTCGACACCGAGGAACTACGCGTGGAGCGGCAGGTGGTGGTGCTTCCGGCCGGGCATCCCCTGACCGGACGCGACCACGTACGGATGGCCGAGGTCACCGATCTTCCCGGCCTGCCGGTACCGCGATGGCCCGGCCGTGACGGTACGTACCCGGACGGCCCCGGCCCGAAGGCCCGGGACCATACGCAACTGTTCCAGCTCATCGCGCTCGGCCGCGCCTGCTGGATCGCGCCGGAATCGTGCCGCACCCAGCTGCGCGAGGGGCTGGCCGCCCTCCCGGTCGTGGACGCGCCGCCCGTCACGACGGTGCTGGCATGGCCGCCGCAGAGCCGGTCGAGGGGGGTGGCGGGGTTGGTGAGGGTGGGGGTGCGGGAGTTCCGCGCGGGGCGCGGGGAGTTCTCGCAGGCACGAGGTACGACGACGGCGCGGTCCGGCGCGCGGTAAGAGTCCGGGCGCTGCCGTAAACGCATAGCTGTCGGACCACACCACTGCGACCATGCGACGGTGAACGCAGCACTTCCCGACGGGTGGACGATCGAGCGCGTGCGCTCCGTGTCAGGCGACCGCGAAGCGGCCGTACTCTCCCTCGACCGACTCGTTGTTGTCGAGGACTACGTCCGTGCCGACCGCACCCCCCTCCAGCCCGACGTCATCCTCTCCTTCCACAACCTGTGCCTCGTGCGAGACGAGGGCGACTGGTTCATAGGGCATCTCGGCGATGACGGCTCGGTGATCTGTTGGGCCTCCTACGGCTCCGGTTTGGAGGAAGCCATTCGGGGGTTGTGAACCAGGCTTCAACGGCAGAGGTGGGAGCTTCGCACGGCGCACGGGCGCGGGCCGGCCCTGCCCTCGTGCCCGACCGGTGGAGCGACCGCTGATCACCGTGTGCCCTCCGAGAACGAGGATGGCCGGGCTTGGTGGCGCAGCAACACGGCACCAGCGGGACCGTGTTCGAGTTCCAGATCGTGCGCGACCGGATCAGGCGTATCCGTTCCCTTTGAGCCTGGCCGGGGTCGCGTCCGGGGCGAACGCGTGGTGGAAGGTGAAGGCGTGCGGTGCGGGGTCGTGGTCATGGAGGTGTTGCAGCCTGGACACCCCGTCCCGCCAGGTGGGTATTGCGTCGTCGGAGACCCACCAGGCCACGTAGTTCGGGTGCCCCGTCCTTTCGAACCAGTCGTAACGCCTGTTCAGCGCCGCACGGTGCAGACCGGTGTAGATGGCGTCGAAGGCGGGACGCAGGCCGGTCCAGAGCGAGAGGGTCGCGGCCAGGGCGGTGGTTTCCCGCGTACGGCCCTTGCCGTACCAGGTCGGTACGGTGAACTCTCCCCACGCACCCCAGTCCGCCCCGAAGAGCACGCCCCGCTCCGCGTCCGCCGCTTCGGCATGCGCGAGGTACCCGGAGCGCTGACCGATCTCCCGGTAGACGGCCTCACCGATGTCGTAGAACTCGTCCGTGAGAGGTGCGGGATCGGCGAGAGGTGACTTCAGGACGCTGAATGTGTACAGCGCGAGATGGGGCATGCGTCTCTCCCTGGTTCGGTGGCTTACGCACGGGGATGAGGGTCCACGGGGCGCGACCAACTCGTCCCGCCGCGGGCGGGCGATCGCCGAGGACCAGGTGAAGGTAGCGGCCTGTGCGGGTCCTGTCGAAGTTGCGTTTTCCCTGTCCAAGTGGCCTCGCGGGGCGGCGGGCTGGCAGCGCTCCGCTTCGGCGATCGGTTCACCCGCCGTGCCCGTCCGCACCGCCTGTGTGCGGGTAACGCGTCCGCGCCCCGGGGGTCTCCTCCGGCGGTCAGCTTTCTTCGCGGTCCAAGGCGTCGAGGGTGGCGGGGTCGAGGGAGACGACCGGGTCGGGTGAGAGGTGTTGGGGCCAGGGCTTCAGGCGGACCGATCGGTGGCCGAAGTTGAAGAACCGGGCTTCGTCCGCGACGACTTCGCCACCGCGCTCGTACATCACCAGCAGCGGCTCGAACGGGTCGTTCGGGTAGGGCAGTTGGCCCTTGTGGACGTCACGCAGGGTGGCCCAACGCAGAATCGCGCGGAGGGCGTCCTCCGTGGAAATGCCGCCAACATTTTCCTCGATGTACCGCTCCAGCCTGGCGGCGAGATCGGGATTCGTGCGCACCGACGGCGCGATGCGTCCGGCGATGTCGAAGAAGGGCCATCTGTCGGTGCCACCCAACTCATTCACCCAGAGGGCAGCACGCCGAAGGTATTCACGCATCAATTTCGCGCGCGACACATTGTGCTGGATCGAGTTCTTACTGTCTCGCCAATCAATGACAAACAGACGTTCCAGCATCGCCTCAGCCAACTTGCCCCCCATTTCGTAGCCGCTTACGTAGGATGCCGGGCCACCGCCGGGTGAGATGACCGTGTGGCCCGCGATTGACGACGGCTCCGGCGGAGCCTCCTAATCCATCGGCCGCGCTTCGGGGATCCAGGCACTGTCGTCACCGTCGACATCGGGCGCCAGCCCGGCTTGGATCCTCATGCCTGCGAGAGCCCGCGTGAACACCGGCGGCCGTTGCCTCAGTTCGTGGGTGGCGTACTCGAAAGGTGCGACCGCGCGCTCTTCGCCGTCGTACCCCCGCACCCGCAAGACGGGTACGTCCCGTCCGGACGATGCCTCGGCAACGTCCCACCGAGCCCGTCCGGTATGCAGGGATGGCCTCGCTCAGGAACGCTGCCGTGCTGGTTGTCAACCAGATCCAGTCGTCCTCCTCAAGTTCGTCGAACGGCAGGGACTCGACGAATTGGTCCAGATACGGCAGAAGGCGCGGTGGATCAGCCTCCACAACGGTGCGATCGACCTCCAGCGCATCGGCGAAGGCGAGAAGACACTCGCGACTCTCCGATGCCCATTTTTCCAGCCTCCGCCGTTCCCGCTCCTCGTCCACCTGGCGCTCTCGTACTCGCTCCCCGCTCTACGACACCCCTACCGCTGAGAGCGGATCAACCGA belongs to Streptantibioticus cattleyicolor NRRL 8057 = DSM 46488 and includes:
- a CDS encoding LysR family transcriptional regulator, with amino-acid sequence METRELRYFVAVAEELHFGRAALRLGIAQPPLSRAISRLERRLGVTLLERTSRAVALTEAGAVLLAEARAALDAVEAAERRTRRAAHPTNGVVLATKAGASGDLLAELLDVYAAEPDAVTVDLLLCGIGEQERMLRDGRADVALLHLPYDGTAGFDTEELRVERQVVVLPAGHPLTGRDHVRMAEVTDLPGLPVPRWPGRDGTYPDGPGPKARDHTQLFQLIALGRACWIAPESCRTQLREGLAALPVVDAPPVTTVLAWPPQSRSRGVAGLVRVGVREFRAGRGEFSQARGTTTARSGAR
- a CDS encoding DUF3291 domain-containing protein: MPHLALYTFSVLKSPLADPAPLTDEFYDIGEAVYREIGQRSGYLAHAEAADAERGVLFGADWGAWGEFTVPTWYGKGRTRETTALAATLSLWTGLRPAFDAIYTGLHRAALNRRYDWFERTGHPNYVAWWVSDDAIPTWRDGVSRLQHLHDHDPAPHAFTFHHAFAPDATPARLKGNGYA